The genomic region TCGGGCCACCCCTCCCACCAGGCTGGGAAGGGTTGGTGAGATTGCCTCTAACGAAAGTCGACTGCGAAATCGATCCTATAAACCCTTCCCAGCCTGGTGGGAGGGGTAGCCCGAAGGGCCGGGGTGGGTTTGCCTACTCCGCTCCGCCGAGCAGCTGGAGCACCAGGGCCGCGCCGCCGAGGATGCCGGCATTGTCGCCGAGGCCGGCGGGGACGATGGTGCAGCTGCGGGAAAGGGAGCGAATGGCGCAGGCGTAGGTGGTGCGGCGGATCGGATCCAGGATCAGCTCGCCGGCCTGGGCCACGCCGCCGCCGATAACGATCATCTGCGGGTTGAAGAGGTTGATCAGGCTCGCAAGGGTGACGCCCAGGTAGTAGCCCGTTTCTTCAAAGACTTCGATCGCGACTTCGTCACCGGCTTCGGCGGCCTGCGCGATGATCGCGGGCGTCAGCATGAAGCGGTCGTAATCGACCAGCGTTCCCAGAACCGTCTTGCGGCCTTCCTGGATTTTGCGCGCGGCGCGCTCGACGATCGCGCTGATCTGCGCTTCGCCCTCAATGGCGCCGAACGACGTGTTGCCGCCGCGTCCGCCGGCGTTCACGATCACGTGGCCAACTTCGCCCGCGCCGCCGTCCGCGCCTTCCAGCAGCTTGCCGTCGATGATGATGCCGCCGCCGATGCCGGTGCCCAGGGTGATCATGATCAGGTGGCGAACGCCGCGACCCGCGCCGAAGGCGTATTCGCCCAGAGCGGCGAGGTTCGCGTCATTGCCCAGGAAGACCGGCAGGCCCAGCGCTTCCTGCACTGGAGCGGCGATCTGCACGCCTTTCCACTGATCCTTGAAGTTCGGCGCCCATAGCACCATCCCTTCCTTCGCCTTCACATGGCCGGGCACGGCGACGCCGACGCCCAGCACCTGATCGCGCGAAATGCCCGCTTTCTCGATAGCGTTCTCCGCCGCGAGCACGATCTGGGCGCACGTCTGCGCCACGCCGTCCATGGCGTACGAAGGCAGATTATCCCCGCGACCCACAACCTCTTCCGTCTCACGCTTGATCACCGCCGCGCGGACATTCGTCCCGCCCAGATCCACACCTATCACATAAGGCTTTTCAGCCGCAGATATCGCCATTTCGCACATGTCTCCTAGTAACATCGGGGAAATTTTGACTTCAGTATGGCTGTCTCTGGCGGCTATGTCAAGCGCCTCGGGCGAAAATGCGCAAGGGCAATCACCGGACGCCTATCGGTATTCGAGACGCTTGCCTGGCGGCGTGAAGTTCTTCATGAAATCGTCTTTGCTGGCAGGGACAAATACATTCCCGCCGCCACAATCGCGCTCACGAGCGCCCAGAGAGCGAGAGATTTCCCGAGCAGAAGAAAACGCTTTTTCGAACGCAGCGTTTCGCCGTTGACGAAAATGTAAAACGAAGCGGCAAAAAAGGCTGGCGGAATAAGTGACATCAGTATCCACGATACGAGAGCAACAAAAGTGCTGTTTGTGAGGAAATATCCCGTCGCAAGATTAATCGTTTCCGCAACGACCCCTGGGACGCAGATACAAGCGGCGATCGACAGCAGAGCGCTGGCGAGCGCCCCGTCCAGCAGCAGCGAAACCGTGAGCGATACCGCGAAGCATCCGATCGCAATGAGAACAGGCGAACCCAAGCTGGTCCAAAAGGTACTGGGATCGTGGAGCGCCCCTAACACTGTATGCAGTTGCGCCGCCCCGTTCTCGTGGGCGAGCGAGGTGATTGCGGAGACGGATAGCACGCCAAAGAACGTTGTGAAAACGCCGGTAAGTCCCGCGATGACTTTGGAAAGCCAGATCGTATTTCTTCGAACCGGGAGCATCGTGAGGAACGAAAGCGTTCCAGAACCGATTTCCCCGCAGAAGAGGCTGGACCCACACAGGGCGCTGGAGATGAAACAGCAGACCATCCCCATTCCCAGCAGCGCATTCACGCTGAATGGGAGAAACTCTGGATGTGCGCCGCGTCGTTCCTGAAAATCCCAAAGCGCCCAGCAGATATTTGCCAGGATGAACAAAATCGTCATTCCCAAAGGAATGATTCTGATTTCTCGTAATTCTTTCCGGATCAGCGTGTTCATGCGCGTCCTTCCTCCTTCGCCACCAGGGCGACAAAAATCTCTTCCAGGCTGAGATCGACTGCTTCTTTGACCGAGCCGCTGAAGAAGGTTTTCGGCGGCGTCATCTCATCGTAGTCCTGAACCGTGATCAGCCATTCACGGCCGGCGCTGCGCGCCGTCAAGACATTCGGCGACTGGCGCAGCGTCGCCTCTTCTTCGTCCATTCCCGCGACGCGCAGCATCTTCACGGACCCTTTGATCGAATCAACGGGAGCTTGAAGCAGAAGACGGCCGTTGTGCAGGATGCCGACCCAGTCACAGAACCGTTCGATCTCGTGGATCTGATGGCTGGCGAAAAACAC from Capsulimonas corticalis harbors:
- a CDS encoding ABC transporter permease, whose amino-acid sequence is MNTLIRKELREIRIIPLGMTILFILANICWALWDFQERRGAHPEFLPFSVNALLGMGMVCCFISSALCGSSLFCGEIGSGTLSFLTMLPVRRNTIWLSKVIAGLTGVFTTFFGVLSVSAITSLAHENGAAQLHTVLGALHDPSTFWTSLGSPVLIAIGCFAVSLTVSLLLDGALASALLSIAACICVPGVVAETINLATGYFLTNSTFVALVSWILMSLIPPAFFAASFYIFVNGETLRSKKRFLLLGKSLALWALVSAIVAAGMYLSLPAKTIS
- a CDS encoding ROK family protein; translation: MAISAAEKPYVIGVDLGGTNVRAAVIKRETEEVVGRGDNLPSYAMDGVAQTCAQIVLAAENAIEKAGISRDQVLGVGVAVPGHVKAKEGMVLWAPNFKDQWKGVQIAAPVQEALGLPVFLGNDANLAALGEYAFGAGRGVRHLIMITLGTGIGGGIIIDGKLLEGADGGAGEVGHVIVNAGGRGGNTSFGAIEGEAQISAIVERAARKIQEGRKTVLGTLVDYDRFMLTPAIIAQAAEAGDEVAIEVFEETGYYLGVTLASLINLFNPQMIVIGGGVAQAGELILDPIRRTTYACAIRSLSRSCTIVPAGLGDNAGILGGAALVLQLLGGAE